In Panicum virgatum strain AP13 chromosome 5K, P.virgatum_v5, whole genome shotgun sequence, the genomic window ggcgaagccagccaCAAATGTCACCGGGTCTTCATGTTTATGCAACGGGGTCTTCTATTAGTATTCGCTATAGAGTTTTATAGAATTCTGAATTTTTATCGGGGTCTTGTGACCCCAATGCTAATGGGTAGTTTCGCCACTGGTGTTGGCACGCGCATAGAAGCGATAAACAGAAAGGTGAAGTTTGGCAAAATTTGGTGAGTTCCGCGGAAGCTCGGAGTGAAGCAATATTTAGTTTGTATGTTTACAATGAACTGTAGCCGTATTATCCATTTGTTATATCGTACACCATCtacgttttttttcttttgaaaaggtATCTCATCATCGGCGTAAAATTTGCAAAGACAAATCTCCTCCCATCTGAAATATAAATTCAATATTTTGTCCGGTTGAGAATATAAGCCTATCTAGAGTTGTGCTACTTTTACcataaatataaaattttatataGATTGATAGCTCAACATTAGCATTATTAGGCAGTGTAATATTGGATGCCCGACCAATGTTATAGTTGACTTCACATTTCTGATAGGAGGAAGTAAAGCGAaacaaacatgaaaaaaaaagtctgTAGAATTACCACATATCCTCTTTTAGTCTCTAAGGAACAGTATAGCTCACGTATTTAGATTTCATTATAGTGTAATCTACCGACCCTGCTCGGTTGACAAGGAGAAACTGCTTGCGAGTTACAGAGCCTGTGTGCTGTGTGCACCATGCTATTCTACTGTTCTGCATATGATGTATATTGATAGATGATGAAAATTTATGACAGACGCTATCTTCTATTAACATAAATAAGATCTGTATGGTGCATTCTCCTACTGATGCTAGCTAAAGCTTGTGCCCCACTAAAGATATCAATCCATTGCCTTATTTCCTTCCAATCCCCCTCTATCTCTATGGATATCTATGCTAAGGAAAACACACAAATTGGACCAATGCGACAAAAGAAACAGAAACATGTGCTGCCTAAATCCTAAAGCATGACCCCAGGAAAGGACGAACATAGCGACGGTGTGCCTTCTACTGAAGCCTTAAAGATTCAGCATGGCTCTTTCACTAGCTTGTTTTCTCCTCATTTTCTTGTATTAATTTGTCCAGCTCCTTCTGTCCAGTAGCTAGCAGTGTCTTCACCGTGTCAAATGCAGTCAGTTTAATGCTGCATGGATATGATAAACTTATGAGCAGTGTATTTACATGCATTGCAAGACAAACCACCAGCTATCAGCATTGTCAAAACTAAACCAAATGTTTTTGCCAAACAAGTGAGCAAAAGGGTACCTGCTATTTGGCAGATTTTTTAACGCATTTGGCACAAAACCTCTATAAAGCCCAACTAGACCGTCACGCTCCACAATGCCTGCATTTGGCACCAAAACAGACTTTTCATTTTAGTATTTTAGGCCACAAGGGCATCATTAAGTAGCAAGTGAGCATGCACAAATAGCAAATAACATAGTTCACATCGATCAAGCGAGCGCTATGAATTATCCATTAGCTCATGCGATGCTAGCATATTTACCTGGAATAGCATCAAAAATTGTGTTGTACGGTGTCCCTTTCATCTGCATCTGTCGTCTAACAGTGTCCAGGGGATAACACATCAAAGTTGCAAATGTTGCTGAGAGAAGAGCAGTTGCTAGTGATGTTTCTGGTCTGTTCTTGTACTTTTCTGGTAcagatttcttcattcttgtaCACCAAAAAGAATGCCATATAGAAATGTGAGGAAGACTTCGGGAGGACCTTTCATGTATCATAGTATTTGATATGCAGTAGAGGGAATCTCACAAGTCAAAAACACAGAAGTTGACAGCAATGTAAGGTGCAATTCCTATAAGAGATGGACCCAGGCCACCGTAGAAGGAGGCCAATCCTTCTTCTCTCAGCATGTTCAGAGCAACCTACAAAGTCATCAGGTTACGCCAATTCTCAAGAAACAGAAATTTGCACTTACATGCGTTGTTACCTGAGACATAGTGCTGTGTCCAGATTGAACTGCAAGCCTGAGCCGGAGAACATCCAGTGGGTATGTTACCTATCAGCAAGTACAAGTAGAAAGTTCAGAATGTGCTAACAATGCTCTACCACATAATTTGATGAATTTTGTCTGCCGCAACCAATTAAAGACCAAAGCATAAACCAAGTATATACAAAGTCCCATATCCAACAAAATTAGAAATGCATAGACATCTGGTAGCAAGtaagcaaataaataaattacaagTGTAGATGTCATGCCCGCACAAGCACCAGCAGCAAGTCTCCCAAATACAGAAAGCTCTCCATCCTTTCTTCGGAAGATTTTCTGAATGCAAAAACAGTAACATTGTAAGAGAACAAAGATATGGAACCTACAATCACAATAATGTAAACAATTTTGATAGCGAAAAGAACAAGGAATAATTATGACCTTGTAAACTTCATATGAGAAGAGTTGCACCGCACTGTAAGGAATTATGCGAATAACCTGGACCGATTTATGGAGAAGAATAGGGATCAGCACAGGACTACAAGATAAACCATGCATAGTCATATGAAGGAGAGTAACAAACACCTGTGGAAGGTTGCCTTTCCAGTAACCCTTAAGACCCTCCTCCTTTCCAATGTCTGCAATAGCCTACATAATTCCAGATATATCAGATTACTCTTTTATCTAAAGATGCAAGTCCAAGTAGCACCTATCAGAAGAGAGTTATTTCACCCAATGTTATACAGTCGTCTAGTcgaacctagtcgccatggcACCGATAAGGCGACTAGTCGCGACTAGTCGTCGATCAGGTCGATTAGTCGACCCTAGTCGGTCCTAGTCGTCGCTATAGTCGTCCTATATATCCCACGacatatatgtacatgtatatGTACTTATATACTATATAGCAAGCAGGAACACCACAATGATAGTCAGTTTGGTGACACTTACTTGTGAGATTTGATGTTTGAACTGTCCAGAACTCCATATTCTTGTCCCACACAGTACaggctaatggctaatggctaatggtgcaagttatatagttaacctaaccctaatggctaatggataatggctaatggctaatggctaatggtgCAAGTTATATAGTTAACCTAACCCTAATGGCTAATGGGCCTAATTGAGCCCAGTACAGGCGGCGGGCTGGAGTGCTGGTCTGTTGGACATCTTTTGGTTTTGGCCTGATCGTCCAAGTAGCTAGTcggacgactaatcgcgattaggcgACGATTAGTCGGACAATCAGACATCTGATCGACAAAAGCTAGTCGTTTCACTTATCGAAGCCAGCGGAGCGATAAggtcgactaatcgcgactaatcgcgattaatcgGCCGACTGTATAACATGGATTTCACCTCCCATTATGTGCTAACGTAGAATTTCATATTTACCCATCCgagaaggggagggaggggagtaTGCACACGATTCAAGCCCATACCTAGAACTAGAATTTCTGATTGGCGAAATAGCCAAATACGTTCCTCACCTTTAGTCCAAGGGTCACTTTGGTCCCTAAAGTATCAAATAGTCCATATAAGTCCTTCAACTTTTCACATTGGATCAAAATGGTCCTTGGGTTGATGCAGCATGTCAGTTTTAGTTGTCCTTGGATGGGTCAATATGTTATGATATCTCATTTAACCCTTGTTTCATCCAATTATAAATATTACTTTACGTGCACTTGATAGTATACAAAAAAACTATGTTAATGAGTAACCATAAAATCTTATGTCCAATAATAAATAATACCTAGCACACAACCATTATAATAGGTATGATGAATCAAAGGTGAAAAAACTACTATTTTATCATGCTGACTCATTTAAATGATGCTCTTACTGACATGGCAAGAACACATGGTAAGTCAAGTCAGCTTAAGGACCATTTTGATCCAAAATAGAAATTTGAGGGACTTAATAGGCCTATTTGATAGCTTAGGGACTAAAATGACCCTTAGAGCAAAGTTCGGGGACGCAATTGGCAATTATGCCTTTCTGATTCGAATAGGATAGCTAATACCCATGTTCGCCTTCCACAATAACTACTGATCTCTACTTTCCATGCACATATCATGGTCAGGACTCAGATCAGAAACCATCCAAGGATCCATGCAGTtaaggttttttttcttttttcgaaaagttgactgTTATCTCAAAGTTTCTGACAGTGCCTATAACATGATCTCAAGGATTACTTCTAATACAGCAACTTTTGTCACCTAATAACTGTCTCTGTAGCGTTCATGGAAAATGTTCTGAGGGGCCAAGCCATCATGTTCTGTTAAAGATAAGCGGCACAGGACTCCagtttatttcaaaattttccgCAGGGAAGTTTGGAAGGTGCATTTCTGAATACACAGCACGAGGTAAAATTAAATTGATGAAAGGGAAGCGACAGATCGCATTGTCACCTCGAGGAATCCGACCGCCTTCTTGGCGCTCTCTCCCGCCACCCGCACGCTGTGCGTCTGCAGAGGAGAACAGAGCAACGAAAACCCCGTCAAGCCACACGCCCGCACGGCAGCAGTGAGAGGACGAGCGAGGAACCATACCTGCATGAGTATCTTGACGCGGTCGAGCGGCGCGGTGACGgtcttggcggcggcgcccgcggcggccccCGCGGCGAAGAGCGCGGCGCCGCGGGGCACCAGGGCGAGCAGCGCCAGCGGGTGGCGCACGAGCTGCGCCGCGGGGGGCAGCCTCCTCCGCTCCTTCCTCTCCCCCCTGGCCTCCTCGCCCCCCGCGGGCGCCCGCCGCTCCTCCGTCCCCTCGCCGGCCCGCGCGAcgaccgcctcctccaccgccttggCGACGGCCGCAGCCTCCCCGCCCTCGCGGACGGAGAGCGAGGCGAAGGCCGGGAGCCGGGGCCccgcgcggaggaggacgacgggcGGCTGCGGCCCCGCCCCCGCGTGGCTCCGCGGCGGGCGCCACGAGTCGCAGGCCTcgacccgccgccggctgctcATCGTGCGGAAGGGAGCCGCGCGGCGCGTGGATCCGCGAGCCCGCCCGCGGGAAtcgggagaggaggggaggggagggatgaATCGAGGCGGGCGAAGGGGGAAGGGAAGAAGGGTGGGAGCGGAGAGAGGGGATAAGGAGGGCGCGGTTAGTGCGAGCGCTTTATAGCCATGGGCGCGGGCTCCTTTGTTTAGTTGCCATGCTTGGAGCGGCGGGAGTGTGCCGTGCTAGTGAACCGGGCCGGTGTCCAGTGTCGACGGTTTTCCACTAGACCTTGTGCTATCTACTGTACCTCGTTGGCGTTCACGGCTTGGACAGCTTGGTTCTTCTTGGTCTCGGTCGCCTTGCTTAGGGCAACCTTTACCTTGCTCATCGTTGTTGGGTCACTTGgccttctttttttctctcttcttgctTGGTTTCCCTATTTATAGTTCCTCTGTGACACGATCCAAGTCCAACTCCATGTCTCCATAACGCTGTATACCACGAGCCATCTCACATGTGCTTTTCTCCGAACACCCACTGAACCCACAATAGATCGTGCTTAGACCGAAACAGTCCTCCAACTTTTACAATCCAGCTTTTAACAATTCACAATCTGTGGGCTATCTTCTACAATGTAGATGGACTTGAATAACACCAGAGAAAACTTTAAGCAAAGAAATCATACTTGTGCAAGACATCCAAATTAGCACTTTCCCCCTTTGATGAGAAAGAATATTTTCACCAAATTCGCAAGTTTGCTAGTAGACAATGGCTACGTTGCCTAGAAGAGTAGACGAGAGTGATCACGCATGAACAAGCACGTAATAAAATGAAATATGTTACGATTAAATGAAGGGAAGGATAGCGGGTAACTAGTGATAGATGACCATGTGCACGTAGTAACAAGATAATCTCAACTTTACAGggataataataaaaaatgcACTCTAGCAAACTCTGTAGTAGGCATTCTATAGGAAGGCCTCCAAAATCCCTCCATCCTTCATTCATATGGAATCTCTAGGGAGTCCTTGATTATAAGTTGAAATGAAGAGCTTTAGCTAGAGTAGTTGGAGAAAATTTGGAGATCTAAATAAAGACAACCTCCATTTATCATTTGGGGGTCTGATCTAGAAGATACGGCTAAAGTTTCTCTTAATCACTAATACTGATGGGGTGCAAGTCTTCAAGATGCAATTTTGGTACAatatatctatctatatatctatatctatcatCATCTCATCTATAAAAAGTTGAAACGATTAAAATcctttctcaccaagattaggccCATCGTACCCTTCATGAAGATCTCACTTGTCAGGCTAAAAGGTTTAACGAAAAAGAGAGGCAGATTGGTTTCGTCAATGTTTTCCACCAAAATTCTAATACTTTTTATACCAGCAATTTTTTACACCCACCTCTTATACCCGGCCGTGTATTACTTTCCTCTAGCACACACTTTACTTTTCTTTAAACATGCATTCACCCATAATTCACATCATTATTTGTTTTGGAAGGACATCATTAtttatggaagaaaaagaaagaaagatgtgtattatttttggaagaaaaataaatgacatcattttttgataaaagaaaaatgtttttTACCAAAAagtgaagtttttttttcacgAGAGACCTACCCACATACAACAAACCCGCATGATAGTTACCATTTTTTTTATTGGACCCGCATAATACTTGCCTTATTCACCGGAGACATACATATTTTATATTTTGCTTGGAAGGAATTTGGACTTTCCTTATCCACCGGAGGCACCTCCACACGTTCTATGTTTTGTTTTTAACAATATATCATTGCCACATGTCAAATACAACCCTTTTACTATAAATATAAAAttcttattttaatttttttaaacatGTGCGTGCAGCACGCACATGGGCCTCTACTGCACAAAATTATTGCCACAATGAATATATTCGTACTACAGTACAACTTTCACGATTTCTACGTATATTGATGGTCGATCCGTAACTGTTTACCATGACTCATATCTGCCAAGGACTTTTCTTGTCCGTCGGTGTACGTTCTGTTGGTCGACGctttaaaataaaattatattaGGTGCCCTTGTGTGACCGGACTCGTGAGGAGATTAGTGATTAGAAATTAGTGTGTAACAGAGACAAGTCACCTAACCGTCTAGTAGGCAGGCACCAAATTTTCTTAATTATTGTTGAACGATGGCACTCAGTTCCAatagttaaaaaaaaaatcaaaagagaTCAGAGAAAGGAGCGACCTAGCGAGCCACGCTATGGCCAGAAAATCTAGATTGCCCCTGCTCTTGAGTTCTGCTGATGGTTTGgcttttgaaaaaaatcccaaCATATTCGGACCAACTCCTTTCCTATGCATCGCTAAAAAAGATGGCAAGCTGCTGCTCCAGGAAAAAGACAAAAATGCAGCATTGCAACATCACTCGTCAGTTCTTCAAATTCCATTCATTCTAGAAGGAACATGGACATCATAATTCATATATAACTCATGTTAACCTACATATAGATAATTCATTCATATATAATTCCATTGCCAAGCATTCTGAACTGAACAGAGTCCAAAACATTTCACCTGCGACCAGCTTCTGCCTGCAAGTATCCAGTCCTCCGCGCGCAACATCTCTTCCTACTTTATAGACAGCGTAGAAGGGAACGCTTCCTCAACTTCCGTCAACCTGCTCCCAACCGTCTCTGCCTCAAGAGCGTCGATCTCGTAGCGCACCTCCTCCATGTGCTCGTTTATGCTGGTCACTGCCTCCTGCACGCCCTGTATGGCCTCCTTGAGGGCAGCCTCGTATTCCGCATCTGCCTCGGCGTCTTCCGTTCCTGCGGCCTCTGTGATCTCCTTGACGTGGACGCACACGTGCTGGGTCAGGCTACGTGACCTGCAGTCCGCATGGTTCACCAGGCGTTCTGAAGGGCGGCAGGCTTTCTTGAGCACCTGAATCTTCGCTGTCTTCAGAAATCAGGTAACCCAAACAGGAAGACAAGAGACATAAATAATCAACAattgaagaaaagaaaatgccAATATCAAAGCTATAGAAGAAAACAAAGTTGCATCTGAAACTTTGCAAGCACAATCTAGCTTACATTTAAATTCAGGCCAGTACCATAGCTGAATCAGTTAAAGCCCCCAAATAATTAGACATGGTTAAACAGTTGAGTAGCTAGACTACAACACAATTTCAGGCATCACTAGTAAGGGCCTAAAAGGCCGATGCAGCTTTCAGGTGCAATATATAGATATAGCAAACCTGAAACAGTTATCATGCAAAAACTAAACAATCCCTGCCACTTAATAACAATTTAATGAACAATAACTTACACTGAATACAGGGAATTGCATGAAGGGAGCATTTTGAATTTGACGTGGGCTAATGCATTGTGAAAGGGTAAACGTTAGTTTCCTTTAGCATTTGGTAAAAGAAAATGACTCATATAAAGCATAAGAAAACCTAACTATGATCTATATATGATAATAATTCCTCCCATCATGGTTTTCTTAGGATAAATGAAATGTAGAAACAAAATAATTGCAGTTTTACTATGAAAGAAAATTTCACTCTAGAGCCAATACATGAACTCTAATTATTTTAAGGAAGCGTTATTTCATGGTCCACAGGACAAAACAACGAGTGCCCAAGATCTCTGTTCTTAAAGCGTTAAGGCGAGACACGGCGAGCGACCCCGTCTGCAAggcgaggcgacgcctaggcggacgcctaggcgagcaaggcgACGCCTTACCCATATGCCACAGGgaggaaatgaaaagaaataggaaataAAGAGTAAAAAAGACAAAGAAGAGGGCAAAGGCCCAGCCCAACAGTTAGGCCCAGCCCAACAATAACATCTCCACTCTCCCTTCTCAGCTCTCCCTCTGCCCTctgagctctccctctcccactCGATctcatcccgccgccgccgccggccctctcaGCTCTCCCTCTGCCCTctcagctctccctctcccttcgcgccgccggcccgccgtcgctcctccgcccgacgccgccgccggtccgcccTTGCTGCTCCgccagacgccgccgccggccccgcgcgACACCACTACCGGACCTGCGCGCCGTCGCCAGGCCCTCGCGCCGCCGAAGCTCGTCGGCGCTCCCTCTCCCACCTTCCTCACCATGCTCAGGTAGGccgccaccccctccctctTGTTCCCCTTCCCCCGCAGATCGTCGAAATCcttcccctcctcttcctctccctcctccctcacccTCCCTCTCAGTTTGCTTCTCTTTTGGCATGGCGTCGGCGGACGCCTTGGATTTTTGAGCGCCTGGACgactaggcgtcgcctaggcgacgccttaagaACCATGCCCAAGATCCTCCCTCTTGTTCCCCTTCCCCCGCAGATCGTCGAAATCcttcccctcctcttcctctccctcctccctcacccTCCCTCTCAGTTTGCTTCTCTTTTGGCATGGCGTCGGCGGACGCCTTGGATTTTTGAGCGCCTGGACgactaggcgtcgcctaggcgacgcctaggcgacgccttaagaACCATGCCCAAGATAGCTTACCAAATgcaacttctctttctcttgTGCTTGAACACTCTTCAGTAAATCGGCAAGATCACTACGACAAAATTCTGGCATTGAGAGGACAGAAATCATttcaagcacctgaagggggaAAAAATTATAAGCACAAGAAATTTTTATGGATGAAAACAAGACGAGTCAAACAGAGCTAACTTGTTTTGAACAATCATTGAACTCTGCTGTAATATTGCCACACAGCTGTTGATAGGCCAATTCACCTCCATTAGCCATATATTCAGAAAACCCCCTGACATATTATTATAGTGAATCAATGACAACACAAAATGATAGGCTTAGACAAGATATGCTAATGCAGAACCAGAATTGTGGATGAAGGTACATTTAGGTTGTGTGTCGAAATCAAGTGATAAAAAAACACACAAACTGATtgttgcatgcacatgcacataCTAAGAAGGGTAAAATGACTTGTTtcttgggacaaattttgaattctagaatgacttgttttatcgggatggagggagtatatagggTAAACCCTATTGCTATTATTATTCCAGGAAATGGTTTCTCCTTTTGTGATAATTACATATCAGGGAGCTAATTTCCTAGTGGGTGCAAAGCAAACATATTTTATGGCCAAACCAACAACCACAAGGTCAACATA contains:
- the LOC120706451 gene encoding uncharacterized protein LOC120706451 — encoded protein: MAEDRPKQAAAGAEDAAMDTEAGAGEGRSAAAVAGLLRGFLAVQQRRAEAYSTLRRGFSEYMANGGELAYQQLCGNITAEFNDCSKQVLEMISVLSMPEFCRSDLADLLKSVQAQEKEKLHLTAKIQVLKKACRPSERLVNHADCRSRSLTQHVCVHVKEITEAAGTEDAEADAEYEAALKEAIQGVQEAVTSINEHMEEVRYEIDALEAETVGSRLTEVEEAFPSTLSIK
- the LOC120706450 gene encoding probable envelope ADP,ATP carrier protein, chloroplastic — encoded protein: MSSRRRVEACDSWRPPRSHAGAGPQPPVVLLRAGPRLPAFASLSVREGGEAAAVAKAVEEAVVARAGEGTEERRAPAGGEEARGERKERRRLPPAAQLVRHPLALLALVPRGAALFAAGAAAGAAAKTVTAPLDRVKILMQTHSVRVAGESAKKAVGFLEAIADIGKEEGLKGYWKGNLPQVIRIIPYSAVQLFSYEVYKKIFRRKDGELSVFGRLAAGACAGMTSTLVTYPLDVLRLRLAVQSGHSTMSQVALNMLREEGLASFYGGLGPSLIGIAPYIAVNFCVFDLMKKSVPEKYKNRPETSLATALLSATFATLMCYPLDTVRRQMQMKGTPYNTIFDAIPGIVERDGLVGLYRGFVPNALKNLPNSSIKLTAFDTVKTLLATGQKELDKLIQENEEKTS